Proteins encoded together in one Halalkaliarchaeum sp. AArc-CO window:
- a CDS encoding MATE family efflux transporter, whose product MYRLPNPVRLVILWIGLGLAKLGLIDRERAVKTTALAWPRVVTGIARMSKNAVDVAMVGVAVGTSAIAGVGFASPFWGFAFAVGGGVAGGTIALVSQRYGAQAWGELGRAVRSSTLLVVVLTVPLSVVFWTYPEQFISLLTRNEAAIREGATYLKIVGLGIPFAGLNLVGSRVLVGCDDAYTAMLVRAGGAVANILLNAVFIFGFGMGVAGAALGTVLSNVAITAAFVVGLLLGGLPGLVPFPVQISATGKWAEPGMIGDLIEIGTPVGLRNLVWTAAEFPMLGILDIFGENTVAAWVIARRIWGVMNAPGWGFGLAASSLVGQSLGQNDETEAAAYGRDITRFSVATYVVSALLVAAFAEQIVVLFADDPTSGEIPIAINLVYAACFAVVFQGVKSSAAGLLDASGDTRITFLSQLLGMFGVSIPVAYLGAVGLVVPSIAVPVLGVTTPGIAVPAIGLWGLYLAFVAETAVPAVINYWRFRTDKWLKISEEYRPDAAVADD is encoded by the coding sequence ATGTATCGGCTGCCGAACCCCGTCCGGCTGGTTATTCTGTGGATCGGACTCGGGCTGGCGAAGCTCGGGCTGATCGACCGGGAACGGGCGGTGAAGACGACGGCGCTGGCCTGGCCCCGCGTCGTGACCGGTATCGCCCGAATGTCGAAAAACGCCGTCGACGTCGCGATGGTCGGCGTCGCGGTGGGGACGTCGGCGATCGCCGGCGTCGGCTTTGCGAGTCCGTTCTGGGGGTTCGCGTTCGCCGTCGGCGGCGGCGTCGCCGGCGGGACGATCGCGCTGGTTTCCCAGCGATACGGCGCACAGGCGTGGGGCGAACTGGGACGGGCCGTCCGGTCGAGCACGCTGCTTGTCGTCGTCTTGACGGTTCCGCTGTCGGTCGTGTTCTGGACGTATCCCGAACAGTTCATCTCGCTTTTGACCCGCAACGAGGCGGCGATCCGGGAGGGGGCGACGTATCTCAAGATCGTCGGGCTCGGTATCCCCTTTGCGGGGCTGAACCTCGTCGGAAGCCGCGTGCTCGTCGGCTGTGACGACGCCTACACGGCGATGCTGGTGCGTGCCGGCGGGGCGGTGGCGAACATCCTGCTCAACGCGGTGTTCATCTTCGGGTTCGGCATGGGCGTTGCCGGCGCCGCGCTCGGAACGGTGCTTTCCAACGTGGCGATCACGGCGGCGTTCGTCGTGGGGCTGCTTCTCGGTGGATTGCCGGGTCTCGTCCCGTTTCCCGTGCAGATCTCGGCGACCGGCAAGTGGGCCGAGCCGGGGATGATCGGTGATCTCATCGAGATCGGAACCCCGGTCGGACTGCGTAATCTCGTCTGGACAGCCGCCGAATTTCCGATGCTGGGTATTCTCGACATCTTCGGGGAGAACACCGTCGCCGCGTGGGTGATCGCCCGGCGGATCTGGGGCGTGATGAACGCGCCCGGCTGGGGATTCGGGCTCGCGGCGTCCAGCCTGGTCGGCCAGTCGCTCGGGCAGAACGACGAAACCGAAGCCGCCGCCTACGGCCGGGACATCACCCGGTTTTCGGTGGCGACGTACGTGGTGTCTGCGCTGCTCGTCGCCGCATTCGCCGAACAGATCGTGGTGCTTTTCGCCGACGACCCGACGAGCGGCGAGATCCCGATCGCGATCAACCTCGTGTACGCGGCGTGTTTCGCGGTGGTGTTCCAGGGCGTGAAAAGTTCGGCTGCGGGCCTGCTGGACGCCAGCGGCGACACCCGGATAACGTTCCTGAGTCAGCTTCTCGGCATGTTCGGCGTGTCGATCCCGGTCGCCTATCTCGGTGCCGTCGGACTGGTCGTGCCGTCGATCGCGGTTCCGGTCCTGGGGGTGACCACGCCCGGGATCGCCGTGCCCGCGATCGGGCTGTGGGGACTGTATCTGGCGTTCGTCGCCGAGACCGCGGTTCCGGCGGTAATTAACTACTGGCGGTTCCGCACGGACAAATGGCTGAAGATAAGCGAGGAGTACCGGCCCGACGCGGCAGTCGCCGACGACTGA
- a CDS encoding RtcB family protein, whose product MTTREFGDVTLEKIRKHVWEMPREGEMNVPARVYASEPLLEEISGDKTLEQLRNSTELPGMTSHAVCLPDGHQGYGFPVGGVGAIDAEHGCISPGAIGYDINCGVRMVKTNLTYEDLQGKEEELVDALFANVPSGLGGGGVVESDVDTVTAVLDRGVDWALEHGYAVEEDLRHCEDEGMRPDADPGAVSAEAKNRGKNQIGSLGSGNHFLEVQRVTDVYREDVADAYGLTEDQIVVLIHCGSRGLGHQVCTDYLRKIEKRHGDLLAELPDKELAAAPAGSELAEQYYGAMCAAINFAWVNRQLITHQTRRVFERVFDDSWEDLGMELLYDVAHNIGKKEVHEVSVDANGTAVPHDSPDAVDTEQRELYVHRKGATRAFPAGRPEVPSAYRDVGQPVIIPGSMGAGSYVLRGGEHSLELSFGSTAHGAGRLMSRTQAKQEYWGGDVRDDLREMNQIYVKAQSGATIAEEAPGVYKDVDEVVRVSDELGIGDKVARTYPVCNIKG is encoded by the coding sequence ATGACTACTCGCGAGTTCGGCGACGTCACGCTCGAGAAGATCCGGAAACACGTCTGGGAGATGCCCCGCGAGGGGGAGATGAACGTGCCGGCTCGCGTATACGCCAGCGAGCCCCTGCTCGAGGAGATCAGCGGCGACAAGACCCTCGAACAGCTGCGTAATTCGACTGAACTGCCGGGAATGACCTCCCACGCCGTCTGCCTCCCCGACGGCCACCAGGGGTACGGCTTCCCCGTGGGCGGCGTCGGTGCGATCGACGCCGAACACGGCTGTATATCCCCGGGGGCGATCGGATACGACATCAACTGCGGTGTTCGAATGGTGAAGACGAACCTCACCTACGAGGACCTCCAGGGCAAAGAGGAGGAACTCGTCGACGCGCTGTTCGCGAACGTCCCGTCCGGGCTGGGCGGGGGCGGGGTCGTGGAATCGGACGTCGACACCGTAACCGCGGTGCTCGATCGGGGCGTCGACTGGGCGCTGGAGCACGGCTACGCCGTCGAGGAGGATCTCCGCCACTGCGAGGACGAGGGGATGCGCCCCGACGCAGACCCCGGCGCAGTCTCGGCGGAGGCGAAGAACCGCGGGAAAAACCAGATCGGCAGCCTCGGGTCGGGGAATCACTTCCTGGAAGTCCAGCGGGTGACGGACGTCTACCGGGAGGACGTCGCCGACGCCTACGGGCTCACAGAGGATCAGATCGTCGTGTTGATCCACTGTGGCTCCCGCGGGCTCGGTCACCAGGTCTGTACGGACTACCTCCGGAAAATCGAGAAGCGACACGGCGACCTCCTGGCGGAGCTTCCCGACAAGGAGCTTGCGGCCGCACCGGCCGGATCCGAACTCGCAGAGCAGTATTACGGCGCGATGTGTGCAGCGATCAACTTCGCGTGGGTGAACCGACAGCTGATCACCCACCAGACTCGCCGGGTCTTCGAGCGCGTCTTCGACGACAGCTGGGAGGATCTCGGAATGGAACTGCTGTACGACGTCGCCCACAACATCGGCAAAAAGGAGGTCCACGAGGTTTCCGTCGACGCGAACGGGACTGCAGTTCCCCACGACTCGCCTGACGCCGTCGACACCGAGCAGCGGGAACTGTACGTTCACCGGAAAGGAGCCACGCGGGCGTTCCCGGCCGGCCGGCCCGAGGTCCCGTCGGCGTATCGCGACGTCGGCCAGCCCGTGATCATCCCCGGCAGCATGGGGGCCGGATCCTACGTCCTTCGGGGTGGAGAACACTCCCTTGAGCTCTCGTTCGGCTCGACGGCCCACGGCGCCGGCCGGTTGATGTCCCGGACCCAGGCGAAACAGGAGTACTGGGGCGGCGACGTTCGGGACGACCTCAGGGAGATGAACCAGATCTACGTGAAGGCACAGTCCGGCGCGACGATCGCCGAGGAGGCGCCCGGCGTCTACAAGGACGTCGACGAGGTGGTTCGCGTGAGCGACGAACTCGGGATCGGCGACAAGGTGGCCCGGACGTATCCGGTCTGTAACATCAAAGGCTGA
- a CDS encoding MFS transporter, with the protein MAKGWLYAWGLGSVALGGASLIIPLYVVALGGTPFTLGVLAGIAAFVGVPGALVFGRLADRTGKRRLFVLGALGLVAAMLLLMPAVDSIAVVVVANGAIWFAFAAATPVLTLLAVSDVPPDSWSTRIAILNKYQGVGWALGLLFGAVWTGTAERFLSPGWVFDGFFLLTGICAGIGLIVGVRTFPVNPATRRADGTPRLSGDRIRRALRRSDRFSVRTVTFPFTPARSDFRGLRFDRLVDRFTPELALYFGAVFVFFSGFSGFFAPLPAFLSDTGFTSGEIFLLYLVSSAGAAVAFGTAGRLATRFDVGVFQAAGLLVRGVAIPSVAVVGLLLGATPASLGTTAAVFAVIGLTWAVIAVTAGTLVTRLAPMTVRGEALGVYAAIGALAGGFGSILGGYLAAIDYLLAFGTAGGLVVAGAGIVFVVRRRAGYLSTNLRPRDPPRNC; encoded by the coding sequence ATGGCGAAGGGATGGCTGTACGCGTGGGGGCTCGGCTCCGTCGCCCTCGGCGGCGCGTCGCTGATCATCCCGCTGTACGTCGTTGCCCTCGGCGGGACGCCGTTCACGCTCGGCGTGCTCGCGGGGATCGCCGCGTTCGTCGGGGTTCCGGGAGCGCTCGTTTTCGGACGGCTCGCGGACAGAACCGGCAAGCGTCGGCTGTTCGTGCTGGGCGCTCTCGGACTCGTGGCGGCGATGCTACTGCTCATGCCGGCGGTCGACTCCATCGCCGTGGTGGTGGTGGCCAACGGGGCGATCTGGTTTGCCTTTGCGGCGGCAACGCCCGTTCTCACACTCCTTGCGGTTTCCGATGTTCCGCCCGACTCCTGGAGCACTCGGATCGCGATTTTGAACAAGTATCAGGGCGTCGGCTGGGCGCTCGGACTCCTCTTTGGTGCGGTGTGGACAGGGACCGCCGAACGGTTCCTCTCTCCAGGGTGGGTGTTCGACGGGTTCTTTCTCCTGACGGGGATCTGCGCCGGCATCGGCCTGATCGTCGGGGTTCGAACGTTTCCGGTCAATCCCGCCACCCGAAGGGCGGACGGCACTCCCAGACTCTCGGGGGATCGAATCAGGCGGGCGCTCAGGCGCTCCGACCGGTTCAGCGTCCGGACGGTGACGTTCCCGTTCACCCCGGCGCGGAGTGACTTCCGTGGGCTCCGGTTCGATCGCCTCGTCGACCGATTCACGCCCGAACTCGCGCTGTACTTCGGTGCCGTGTTCGTCTTCTTTTCCGGGTTTTCCGGGTTCTTCGCGCCCCTTCCGGCGTTCCTTTCAGACACCGGCTTCACGTCAGGGGAAATATTCCTGCTGTATCTCGTCTCGAGTGCCGGCGCGGCAGTCGCGTTCGGAACCGCCGGACGGCTCGCGACCCGGTTCGACGTCGGCGTGTTCCAGGCGGCCGGTCTCCTCGTCCGTGGCGTCGCGATCCCGTCGGTTGCGGTCGTCGGTCTCCTGCTGGGCGCCACGCCGGCGAGTTTGGGCACCACTGCCGCCGTCTTCGCCGTGATCGGGCTTACCTGGGCAGTTATCGCGGTTACTGCGGGGACGCTGGTCACGCGGCTCGCGCCGATGACCGTCCGCGGGGAAGCGCTCGGCGTGTACGCCGCGATCGGGGCGCTCGCCGGCGGGTTCGGTAGTATCCTCGGGGGATATCTCGCCGCGATCGACTACCTCCTCGCGTTCGGGACGGCCGGGGGTCTCGTCGTCGCCGGGGCGGGGATCGTGTTCGTGGTTCGTCGACGTGCCGGCTATCTATCGACAAACTTGAGGCCGAGGGATCCGCCTCGAAACTGCTGA
- a CDS encoding NADPH:quinone reductase — protein sequence MRAVRFHEHGGPDVLQVDETERPEATGHSVVIEVAGAGVNPVDTYFREGSYEPFTLPMIPGVDVAGTVAETSEYVDSVQEGDPVVATGLGNDRYGGYAEYVAVPESQLAVLPEGADLVAAGGMGVAGVTAWRALIDHAGLEPAETCLIHGGSGGVGHAAVQIAAAAGAHVVTTAAPEYHDRVADLGADVVLDYGRDELADAVREAAVGDGVDVILDHRLDDYLQFDAEVAVTGARLVGIGENDPSVGFSQSSAARSKDLQATFMSMFNTPRLADPLARLTTLVDAGDFETSVARTYDLEEAAEAQRAVMEDTFLGKLVLTP from the coding sequence ATGCGCGCAGTTCGCTTTCACGAACACGGTGGGCCGGATGTACTGCAGGTAGACGAAACCGAACGCCCGGAGGCGACGGGTCACAGCGTCGTAATCGAGGTCGCGGGGGCCGGAGTGAACCCGGTCGACACCTACTTCAGGGAGGGATCGTACGAGCCGTTCACGCTGCCGATGATCCCGGGCGTCGACGTCGCGGGCACGGTCGCCGAGACGTCCGAATACGTCGACTCCGTTCAGGAGGGTGACCCGGTGGTCGCGACGGGCCTTGGCAACGATCGATACGGGGGGTACGCCGAATACGTCGCAGTACCCGAGAGCCAACTCGCGGTTCTGCCCGAGGGTGCGGATCTCGTGGCGGCGGGCGGAATGGGAGTGGCCGGCGTCACCGCCTGGCGCGCGCTGATCGATCACGCCGGTCTCGAACCGGCCGAGACGTGCCTGATCCACGGCGGGTCGGGCGGCGTCGGCCACGCGGCGGTACAGATCGCCGCCGCCGCGGGCGCACACGTCGTGACGACTGCCGCACCCGAGTATCACGATCGGGTCGCCGATCTCGGCGCGGACGTCGTCCTCGATTACGGGCGCGACGAGCTCGCCGACGCGGTCCGGGAGGCGGCCGTCGGGGATGGCGTCGACGTTATCCTCGATCATCGGCTGGACGACTATCTCCAGTTCGACGCCGAGGTCGCCGTGACGGGCGCCCGACTCGTCGGCATCGGCGAGAACGATCCGTCGGTCGGCTTCTCGCAGTCGTCCGCCGCCCGGAGCAAGGATCTGCAGGCGACCTTCATGAGTATGTTCAACACGCCCCGACTTGCGGATCCGCTGGCGCGGCTGACAACGCTCGTCGACGCCGGCGACTTCGAAACGTCGGTCGCCCGGACGTACGACCTCGAGGAGGCCGCCGAGGCGCAGCGTGCGGTGATGGAGGATACGTTCCTCGGGAAGCTCGTGTTGACGCCGTAA
- a CDS encoding mechanosensitive ion channel family protein: protein MKRSLGYLAVLSAVLLGAGAGVVRRTEPLQRSLFDVPANVIAVQLLSVAAVVVGIVGIYVLVTQFLVGRVGDKRRRHNLRNLLRFVFGLAALVAVFAVLTRQWAGLLVSLGVVGFAITFALQQPLFSLIGWIYIMVKRPYGVGDRVAIEGSKGDVVDVDFFVTTLWEINGEIVSSHQPSGRVVTLPNSVVLSSHVHNYSYQDFPHIWNELSVQVAYETDLAFARQLMVEEADDYLGAEMERAIERYRVRLAETPVELEVRSRPSVNITQKESWVELRLRYLVHPRRGQTVRNELYERILDRMNDNPDRVAFPVSRSR from the coding sequence GTGAAACGATCGCTCGGATATCTCGCGGTTCTTTCGGCAGTCCTCCTCGGCGCGGGTGCAGGGGTCGTGAGACGGACCGAGCCGCTACAGCGATCACTCTTCGACGTGCCGGCGAACGTAATAGCGGTTCAGCTACTTTCAGTCGCCGCGGTCGTCGTCGGGATCGTCGGCATCTACGTCCTCGTGACTCAGTTCCTCGTCGGTCGAGTCGGCGACAAACGCCGCCGACACAACCTCCGGAACCTGCTCCGGTTCGTCTTCGGGCTTGCTGCGCTCGTAGCCGTGTTCGCGGTGCTCACCCGGCAGTGGGCCGGCCTGCTCGTCTCGCTTGGCGTTGTCGGGTTCGCGATCACGTTCGCACTCCAGCAACCTCTCTTTTCGCTCATCGGCTGGATCTACATTATGGTCAAACGTCCCTACGGCGTCGGTGACCGGGTCGCAATCGAGGGCTCGAAGGGTGATGTGGTCGACGTCGACTTCTTCGTCACCACGTTGTGGGAGATCAACGGAGAGATCGTCTCGAGCCACCAGCCGTCCGGCCGGGTCGTCACACTGCCGAACTCGGTCGTTCTCTCCTCGCACGTCCACAACTATTCGTATCAGGACTTCCCACACATCTGGAACGAACTGTCCGTCCAGGTCGCCTACGAAACCGATTTGGCGTTCGCCCGCCAGCTGATGGTCGAAGAGGCCGACGATTACCTCGGGGCGGAGATGGAACGGGCGATCGAGCGGTACCGCGTGCGGCTCGCCGAGACGCCCGTCGAACTGGAGGTCCGCAGCCGCCCCTCGGTGAACATCACTCAAAAGGAGTCCTGGGTAGAGCTCAGGCTCCGTTATCTCGTTCATCCCCGACGCGGGCAAACGGTGCGAAACGAGCTGTACGAGCGAATACTCGACCGGATGAACGACAACCCGGACCGCGTCGCGTTTCCGGTCAGTCGGAGCCGGTGA
- a CDS encoding TIGR04053 family radical SAM/SPASM domain-containing protein, with product MSSPHRRDAGSGSHPHADRSSDSGSHPHADRSSDSGSHPHANRAADSGGHPGARDYSESPLVVTWEVSQACDLTCDHCRAEANTDRDSGELSTEEGIELFEQVAEFSTQPFMVLSGGDPLKRPDIFELLEGAVEAGVTPSITPATTPLLDRETIERFADIGIGRMALSLDGATAESHDAFRGEEGTFETAIRAAEHARDLGVSIQFNTTVTASTVDELPEIADLVEEYDAAMWEVFFLIPVGRGEELEQLSPERAREVMEWLYRRGQDAPFRLITVEAPFYRRVARELQEREGVRGGPVGSTGAGNGFVFVSHTGEVYPSGFMPLSAGNVRDTPLPEIYQESPTLQKLRDRNSFNGPCGDCVVTEECGGSRSRAYAATGDPIGSDPLCPWAIADD from the coding sequence ATGAGTTCACCCCACCGCCGAGACGCCGGTTCCGGTAGCCACCCACACGCGGATCGCTCCTCCGATTCCGGTAGCCACCCACACGCGGATCGCTCCTCCGATTCCGGTAGCCACCCACACGCGAACAGGGCTGCAGACTCCGGAGGCCATCCCGGCGCCCGGGACTACAGCGAGTCCCCGCTCGTGGTCACCTGGGAGGTGTCCCAGGCGTGTGATCTCACGTGTGACCACTGTCGCGCGGAGGCGAACACGGACCGGGACTCCGGAGAGCTTTCCACCGAGGAGGGGATCGAACTGTTCGAGCAGGTCGCGGAGTTCTCGACGCAGCCGTTCATGGTTCTGTCCGGCGGCGACCCGCTCAAACGACCCGACATCTTCGAGCTGCTCGAGGGTGCGGTCGAGGCCGGCGTGACGCCGTCGATAACGCCGGCAACGACGCCGCTTTTGGATCGGGAGACGATCGAGCGGTTCGCCGACATCGGGATCGGACGCATGGCGCTGAGTCTCGACGGGGCGACCGCAGAGAGCCACGACGCATTCAGAGGCGAGGAGGGAACTTTCGAGACGGCGATCCGGGCGGCAGAACACGCCCGTGATCTGGGTGTGTCGATCCAGTTCAACACTACCGTCACCGCCTCGACCGTGGACGAGCTCCCCGAGATCGCGGACCTCGTCGAGGAGTACGACGCCGCGATGTGGGAGGTGTTCTTCCTGATTCCCGTCGGTCGTGGGGAAGAACTCGAACAGCTGTCTCCCGAGCGTGCCCGGGAGGTCATGGAGTGGCTCTATCGCAGGGGACAGGATGCGCCGTTCCGGCTCATCACCGTCGAAGCGCCGTTCTACCGTCGGGTCGCCCGGGAACTTCAGGAACGGGAGGGCGTCCGTGGCGGTCCGGTCGGCTCCACCGGTGCCGGCAACGGCTTCGTGTTCGTGAGCCACACCGGGGAAGTGTATCCGTCGGGGTTCATGCCGCTGTCTGCCGGGAACGTTCGGGACACCCCGCTGCCGGAGATCTATCAGGAGTCCCCGACCCTGCAGAAGCTCCGGGACCGAAACTCCTTCAACGGTCCCTGCGGCGACTGCGTCGTCACCGAGGAGTGTGGCGGCTCTCGCTCCCGGGCGTACGCCGCCACCGGTGATCCGATCGGGAGCGACCCGTTGTGTCCGTGGGCGATCGCCGACGACTGA
- the hemG gene encoding protoporphyrinogen oxidase, whose translation MTVGVVGAGVSGLSVVRELSNRGVDVVGFEAREEPGGIMRSRQVDGHVLELGPQRLRLSGQISGMVDELGLREELRIGDDDQPMYVYLDGELKVVPLSVREAFTTDLLSLGGKLRILKEPLTGPPRDGETVEAFLARKFGPQAARRYLGPLYSGLYGTDPDEMLMEYSLGKAIRGAGIEGSILLWLIRKLIDGREVPEICTFEDGLGTLSDALYEANADAIRLGTAVTGIRRDGDGFEIVTEDGVTPVEQVVITTQANAAAEVLSNLDEETADTLRRFNYNPIAMVYLESSFDRPGIGTLVPWYESSKISGMTWNSSFLDRDRLFTCYVDPGSYPGLLEVSDGTLGAEIAREFEAVVGTPATPIDVHLIEPGMPAYDRSFKALDELNPPEGIHFCTAFTERPGIPGRLRHAARIAEHIAEERPESGT comes from the coding sequence ATGACCGTCGGCGTCGTCGGTGCGGGCGTCTCCGGACTCTCGGTCGTCCGCGAGTTGTCGAACCGCGGCGTCGACGTGGTCGGATTCGAGGCGCGCGAAGAGCCAGGCGGCATCATGCGGAGCCGGCAGGTCGACGGACACGTCTTGGAGCTCGGTCCCCAGCGGCTCCGTCTTTCCGGACAGATCTCCGGGATGGTCGACGAGTTGGGTCTGCGCGAGGAACTCCGTATCGGCGACGACGACCAGCCGATGTACGTCTACCTCGACGGCGAGTTGAAGGTCGTCCCACTGTCCGTCCGCGAGGCGTTCACGACTGATCTGCTCTCGCTCGGAGGCAAGCTTCGGATCCTGAAAGAGCCGCTCACCGGACCGCCCAGAGACGGTGAAACCGTCGAGGCCTTCCTCGCGCGGAAGTTCGGTCCGCAGGCCGCCCGTCGATATCTCGGGCCACTGTACAGCGGACTTTACGGGACGGATCCCGACGAGATGCTGATGGAATACTCGCTCGGGAAAGCGATTCGGGGCGCCGGGATCGAGGGAAGCATCTTGCTGTGGCTGATTCGAAAACTGATCGACGGACGGGAGGTCCCGGAAATCTGTACGTTCGAGGACGGTCTGGGTACGCTTTCGGACGCGTTGTACGAGGCGAACGCCGACGCGATCCGGCTCGGGACCGCGGTGACGGGGATCAGGCGTGACGGCGACGGGTTCGAGATCGTAACCGAGGACGGGGTCACGCCCGTCGAGCAAGTGGTGATCACGACGCAGGCGAACGCTGCAGCCGAGGTGCTGTCGAATCTCGACGAGGAGACCGCCGACACGCTGAGACGGTTCAACTACAACCCGATCGCGATGGTGTATCTGGAGTCGTCGTTCGACCGACCCGGCATCGGGACGCTGGTTCCGTGGTACGAGTCCTCGAAGATCAGCGGCATGACCTGGAACTCGAGTTTCCTCGACCGGGACCGGCTGTTCACCTGCTACGTCGATCCGGGCAGCTATCCCGGACTGCTCGAGGTGTCGGACGGAACGCTCGGCGCGGAAATCGCCCGGGAGTTCGAAGCGGTGGTCGGCACGCCGGCGACGCCGATCGACGTCCACCTGATCGAACCAGGAATGCCCGCTTACGACCGGTCCTTCAAAGCGCTCGACGAGTTGAACCCCCCGGAGGGAATCCACTTCTGTACGGCGTTTACGGAACGGCCGGGGATCCCCGGCCGGCTCCGACACGCCGCCCGGATCGCCGAGCATATTGCAGAGGAGAGACCGGAATCCGGAACGTGA
- a CDS encoding homoserine kinase — translation MIAVRAPATSANLGSGFDVFGVALSHPADVVAVERAEETTIEVTGTGAQYIPEDPESNVVGAVAEALSAPAHIRIDKGVRPASGLGSSAASAAGAALALDRLYDRGNSLEELVPIAAKGEAVVSGTAHTDNVAPSLLGGFTVSSSDGIRSVDASIPLVACLPDVAVSTRDARRVVPETVDIESLVGTVGRASTLTVGMCRSDPELVGEGMVDTVVTPARAELITGYAAVKDAALNAGATGVTVSGAGPAVLACCRKPDRRSVAGAMVDAFVEEGVDARAYQTEIGPGATVLDR, via the coding sequence ATGATCGCGGTCCGGGCGCCGGCGACAAGTGCGAACCTCGGGAGCGGCTTCGACGTCTTCGGGGTGGCGTTGTCGCATCCTGCCGACGTCGTGGCGGTCGAACGCGCCGAGGAAACGACGATCGAAGTGACCGGCACGGGGGCCCAGTACATTCCCGAAGACCCGGAATCGAACGTCGTCGGTGCCGTCGCGGAGGCGCTTTCCGCGCCAGCACACATCCGCATCGACAAGGGGGTCCGTCCGGCGTCCGGACTCGGATCCTCGGCGGCCTCGGCCGCCGGCGCGGCGCTGGCGCTCGACCGGCTGTACGACCGTGGGAACAGCCTGGAAGAGTTGGTACCGATCGCCGCAAAGGGCGAGGCAGTAGTCTCGGGCACCGCACATACGGACAACGTCGCCCCGTCGCTGCTCGGCGGATTCACGGTTTCCTCGAGCGACGGGATCCGATCGGTTGACGCGTCGATTCCACTGGTAGCGTGTCTCCCAGACGTCGCAGTGTCGACCCGTGACGCCCGGCGCGTCGTGCCCGAGACCGTCGACATCGAGTCGCTCGTCGGCACGGTCGGACGGGCATCGACGCTCACGGTCGGGATGTGTCGGTCCGATCCGGAACTCGTCGGCGAAGGGATGGTCGACACAGTCGTGACGCCGGCCCGAGCCGAACTCATCACGGGCTACGCCGCCGTCAAAGACGCCGCCCTGAACGCCGGCGCGACCGGTGTCACTGTAAGCGGAGCCGGTCCAGCAGTGCTCGCCTGCTGTCGGAAACCCGATCGACGATCCGTCGCCGGGGCGATGGTTGACGCGTTCGTCGAGGAAGGGGTGGACGCGCGGGCGTATCAGACCGAGATCGGTCCCGGTGCGACGGTGCTGGATCGCTGA
- the pdxS gene encoding pyridoxal 5'-phosphate synthase lyase subunit PdxS, translating into MSEATDLEELEHGTELIKRGFARMQKGGVIMDVVDREQARIAEDAGAVAVMALEAVPADIRKRGGVARMPDPANVVEIIDEVSIPVMGKSRIGHRKEAEILETLGVDMVDESEVLTPADDAHHIDKREFTAPFVCGARDLPEALRRINEGAAMIRTKGEAGTGDVNQAVKHQRTIKEQIRTLTGLNHEERDAWAREHGAPRELVHETAEMGRLPVVNFAAGGIATPADAALMMHHGCDGIFVGSGIFGAEHPEKMGTAIVEAVNNWDDPETLAEIATDVGSGMRGESTADLPEDERLQNRGV; encoded by the coding sequence ATGTCGGAGGCAACGGATCTCGAGGAGCTCGAGCACGGGACGGAACTCATCAAACGCGGGTTCGCTCGCATGCAAAAGGGTGGCGTGATCATGGACGTCGTCGACCGCGAGCAGGCGCGCATCGCCGAGGACGCCGGCGCCGTCGCGGTGATGGCCCTCGAAGCGGTTCCGGCCGACATCCGAAAACGAGGCGGCGTCGCCCGGATGCCCGACCCGGCGAACGTCGTCGAGATCATCGATGAGGTTTCCATCCCGGTGATGGGGAAGTCCCGGATCGGCCACCGAAAGGAGGCCGAGATTCTCGAAACACTCGGCGTCGACATGGTCGACGAATCCGAGGTACTCACCCCCGCCGACGACGCCCACCACATCGACAAACGCGAGTTCACCGCCCCGTTCGTCTGTGGCGCACGCGATCTGCCGGAGGCACTGCGCCGCATCAACGAGGGCGCCGCGATGATCCGCACCAAAGGCGAAGCCGGAACCGGCGACGTCAACCAGGCAGTCAAACACCAGCGCACGATCAAAGAACAGATCCGCACGCTCACTGGACTGAACCACGAGGAACGGGATGCGTGGGCCCGCGAACACGGCGCACCCCGGGAGCTGGTTCACGAAACCGCCGAAATGGGTCGACTTCCGGTGGTCAACTTCGCGGCCGGCGGAATCGCTACGCCCGCCGACGCGGCGCTTATGATGCACCACGGCTGTGATGGGATCTTCGTCGGCTCCGGGATCTTCGGCGCCGAACATCCCGAAAAGATGGGCACCGCGATCGTCGAGGCGGTCAACAACTGGGACGATCCGGAAACGCTCGCCGAGATTGCCACTGACGTCGGCAGCGGTATGCGCGGCGAGTCCACCGCCGACCTCCCCGAGGACGAACGCCTCCAGAACCGCGGCGTCTGA